gagtgtgtgtgtttgtgagtgtctgaattgtattgtgtaatctaaaaaaagaatATATTAGGACCCCTAGGTTAACCATTCATACATCAATAGATTGTTGCGACAACCATTTTTATGGGGAAAAAATATatgtattattttaaattaaattagtcaTCAAAATTCTAGTAGAATATATTCAGGTTGTGTTTGGATGGGTTAAAACAGAGGGGATAAAATTTAGTCCTCTTTGTGTTAATGAACCAAGCATAGACTAATCTAGGGTTAGTTAGGGCTAATGGACTCTAACCatcaattatatttttttttaagtatcaaaaaaaattatattattttttgcaaaaaaaaaccatCAATCAGTCCTGGTCCGGGCAATTAGCTCAGGAATTAGCTCGCATTTAATCGTTCGAATTGGCATCCAAACCGAACTTTACTCGGAAATCTTGTGCTAGATAATCCATCTTGTACCTTGCACACTAGGCTCTGTACTGGATGGTCTATTGGTGCTTATTACATTGCTAAAAAGACGGAGCATTCGTCTGCGACTGTTAATACTGACTGTCTTTCAGTTGGTACTAACGCATATATTTAGTACTGGTCGAAATAACAGTGCCTCAgagagccatttagtaccgtcTGTAGCCTCAGTATTGGCTTATGGCTACAGCCCGTACTATAAATATAATGGTGTGCATGCCCTGATAGGATCCAACCCAAACAGGTGTAAGTTAGATCCTGGTCGAGCTGCCCCGACGAGACTTGTCTAACCGGTTGGTGTAGTGCGCTTGCAAGATGTATCGTGTTGAATGTTCAACGCTCGGTATTTGGCGCGTGCGTACCACATTTTCACGTCAACAGTAGGCGACTACGTTCTGTTCTGGTGTTAAATGTGCATATGCACAAGATATTTGCCTTAAtaatgaaaaggaaaaaaatagctGCAGGAGAGCATGAGTCGCTTACGCTTTGCTCGCCGCGTAGACGGCGTAGAGCGGGAACGCCGGCACGACGACGGAGGAGCCAGAGCCCACGTTGACGACGGCGCCCCTGCCCCTCGCTGCCATCAGCGGCAGGACGGCGCGCGTGATCCGCGTCGCGGCCTCCACATTGACTCGCACCACGGCCTCCCACACGGCCTCCTCGACCTCGTGGAAGTAGGCCGCGCACGGGTACGTCGCGCCGGCGTTGTTGACGAGGAGGCCCACGTCccggccctccacggcggccgccaccctcgccacgccgcgccgcgcgtcggCCCCCGTGGCGGCGAGGTCGAACGCCACGGCCCGCACCTCgcacgacggcgcggcggcccggACCTCCTTCCCCACTCGCGCCAGCTTGCCGGGGCTCCGCCCCACGAGGACGAGGTGGAGGCCCCGGCGCGCGAGCTCCAGCGCCACCGCGCGGCCGATGCCGTCCGTGGCGCCCGTCACCACCGCCCACGCGCCGTACCgcgcggccaggtcccggcccgGCCGGAGGAACGCGCGGCGCAGCCACGCGAGGAAGGTGGCCGCGGACCGGACCACGACGAAGAGGCCGACGGCCACCAGCACGGCGAACCACACCGGGGCCAccggcgacgaggacgaggacgccggcggccatggcgccgcccgATCTGCAGCCAACCATGCCATCTTGGACACTCCCGTCGCGGACAGCAGTAGGCGGCTCATTATGACCTTAGCCCAGGCTAGAAGAGGCTTGCAGCTGCCGCGGCGTGAGGCCGCCAGTGCGCGATGGCTAGAGGCGTTTATGGCTAGAGGACCTGTTTGGTTTGTAGTAGTACGAGTAGTACAAAaattttgatcaataattaagagtactaaataaaggtaatttataaaactaattcCACAACtttgcgctacttcgcgagacgaacctaatgaggcctttgaccgcacgattagaggatagttactgtagcattactgtagtcaatcatcgattaattgctatcattagattcgtcgtaaaaagttacacccatccgtgaaaagattttgcaaataaacttcgtttagtactccatgcatgtgagattcttttctcgggaaTCGTGTGCGCTATTCGTGCTAttgaaaccaaacagggccaaaagGTGAGCGGACCATCGTGCCGCCGCTTTGGCGCAGCAGCAACGCGCGCGGCAGCATGGCAGAGATCGGTGGTGGACGCAGGAGGGTCCATGCAtgcgtaggggtggtaatgggtcatgatactagtggcctcttcatagctcaataaaatttttaaattatttagttcaaaattaaataagtTTAGAGTCCGATCCTTTTAGAATCGGACTCTTAaattttctaattcaaaatcTTGGGCACCTACCACCCCTATGCATACATGGCAGAGATCAAAGACGACTTGTTTTTCCTAGTCCAAACAAACTTTCCCTCAGAAAAAGAAAGTCCAAACAAACTTCGGGAAAGAGCAGACATTTTTTTGTATAGAAATAGTAGGCTTGGAAAAGAGAACAGTATTTTTATTAAAAAACATACAGGGAAAGAGCATGTACGTGCGCGTCCATAGCTGCTGCGGGCCCTGGTGTACGACTACAGGTGGCGCAATAAAAGTTTCATATCAGACCAGCAACAACACAGGTACATCGGTAGACAGATACACCACCGCCCATAGAAGTCTTTTCAAGATATATAGTTACACTTTTGAGAGTGAAAATTTGTAGGAATGCGTAGATTATAGTTTCATCTTAATGATGTTTGCATGAATAAATATCTATCAGCTATCTATCTTCATCTTAATATAGGTAATGACTTCCTTTCAGCTGGCAGTAAATTTGTTCACCGAAACGGCCGGCTCGATCTGTCATCGTCCATTAATCAGAGTACCACCGCACCTTCTTGAGcgcctctcctcctctcccccacTCTCGAGTCCAGATTTCAAAAGCAAACATTCTCTCTcttcccctcctcctcgccccgccgccacctcctctacTCCTCCCCGCCACcacgtcctccccttctctccctgCCCCACCGCAGCCTCCTCTCCTCGTCCCCTCCTCATCCCTACGCAGCGGCACACGGACACACGCGCGAGGACACGACGATGCGGTGCGGCGACAATATCCGCCTCCGCGTGGCAGCGCGGGGGCATGCGCGCCAAGGATCTCCCTCCGCGGCGGTGAGCAGGCACATGCGCGAGGACACGGCTGTGCGGCGCATCGAGGATGTGGCGTCAGGCCGACGAGAAGCGGCGCACAGATTCGTAGGGCTGCAGCGGGGGGATGGCGATGCGGCAGCGCGCATGGCTGTTTTTGCCTTATGGTTATCACCGCTGGGTAATGGTTCTCCTCTCCCTacccccttccctctccctgaTTGAGGCATGGACGGGTTAGGATCCGGAGATTTGGAGCTCGGGGTACCGGGATTAGGCATGGATAGCCTCTCTAGACTTGCGAGCGAGCTCGACAACGTCAAGGCCAACGAAGCATCCACGCGCCCTAATAAGCCCCACCAACCTCCTTGCTGGATCTGTCGAGTAGTGCCCTCGCACCATAAGGAGCGGTGGTGGAGCTCGCACGACTGCGCGGAGCTCTAACGAGAGAGCTTCCTGGATCCACAAGGAGAAAGTGGGGGAAGGTTGACGACCATGGTGGCCGTCTGGCCGATGAGGTCTCCACCCCGCCAACCCTGATGAAGGGGCGAATGCTTCTCTTCTCCATCCCCTGGCCTTAGTTTCGCACTCTCCACTGGAGCTCCATGGATGCCCTTCAATCTCCATCGTCATCGATGATTCGAGATGAGGGGCTAGTGATCTATTTGTTCGACATGGTTCTGATTTTACCATTTCCACTTATCATTTTATTGCTTGTTTTGGTGCTAGAGCTTATTGCTTGTTTTGGTGCTAGAGCTGGCTCCTACAAAAACTGAGTGATGCAACCGAACTAATAGCTATAGGATTCATTTTGTTAGATAATCAGTAATCAGTATGCAGTACCATACACCCTCTCTCCGATTCATTTTTGTTGGCAACTTTTACTGAATggtcatgcaatttattcattttGCTTTAGCATTTTTTGCATTCTGATTACATCATTTTCAGGTGTTCCTACAGATAGTTTTTGGATTTCGTTCCATGTATGCAACTTATGTTAAGTGGAACAAATTACAACTTATGTGAGGGCACGCGCGCGAGGACACGGCGGTGCGGCGCGTCAAGgatgtggcggcggccgggcactGGCATTGTCATATATGAATTCACATGTACGCATGCCAACTTGCCGGGGCTCCGCCCCACGAGGACCAGGTGGAGGCCCCGGCGCGCGAGCTCCAGCACCCGGCCAGGTCGCAGCCCGGCCGGAGGAACGCGTGGTGCAGCCACGCGAGGAAGACGGCCGTGGATCGGACCGCGACGAAGAGGCCGAGGGCTACTAGCACGGCGAACCAAACCGGGGCTagcggcgacgaggacgccggccgccatggcgccTCATCTGCAGCTAGCAACAAGACCATCTCGGTGGACACTTCCTTCACAGGCAGCAGTAGGCTCAATATGACCTTAGCACAGGAGGCTACAAGAGGCCCTGGCAGACCGTGAATCCCAACAGAGTGAGAGAGGCGTTTATGGCCGGAGTGAATGCAGAAAGTGAGCGACCCATCATGCCGCGCTCTGGCGCAGCAACACGCGCGGCAGCAGGGCggagcactactacaaaaatgttgatttgtcccggttgggaaaccactgt
This genomic interval from Panicum virgatum strain AP13 chromosome 8K, P.virgatum_v5, whole genome shotgun sequence contains the following:
- the LOC120643991 gene encoding very-long-chain 3-oxoacyl-CoA reductase-like protein At1g24470 gives rise to the protein MSRLLLSATGVSKMAWLAADRAAPWPPASSSSSPVAPVWFAVLVAVGLFVVVRSAATFLAWLRRAFLRPGRDLAARYGAWAVVTGATDGIGRAVALELARRGLHLVLVGRSPGKLARVGKEVRAAAPSCEVRAVAFDLAATGADARRGVARVAAAVEGRDVGLLVNNAGATYPCAAYFHEVEEAVWEAVVRVNVEAATRITRAVLPLMAARGRGAVVNVGSGSSVVVPAFPLYAVYAASKAYVDQFSRSLSVEYKQYGVDVQCQIPLYVATKMSPVKGDSPFIPSPEEYAKVALGCIGYEARCLPYWRHSVQWFLASLVPDAAHNQWRLRIGIRKRNEMKSTLVEEKVIS